From the genome of Amyelois transitella isolate CPQ chromosome 22, ilAmyTran1.1, whole genome shotgun sequence:
AACAGgctacaaatatgtatattaaaagaagataaaaaattattaataagataaaaagacTTTAAATAAAGTGGAacaaaatcgattttttatatgtactgTTAATTATCTGGCAATTTTAGATTACTTTTAGTTTGTTTTGTAcagaaactaaataaaatgcttTGGGATAAAACTCATCTTCGTCTTAGACAGCTTCACCTCCTTGTTCACTGAGGACACTTCATTTGTACTTGACCTAAACTCGAAACATGGTACATTTGAATTAGTAATAAATACCCCTTATATTCCTACTACATATATTCTCACCAATAGGTCCCTTCTTGTTCCCGGCGTCCATCTTGGTGTAATCCACTTCATCATCAGAGTCATCGATGGCGTCGTCCATCTCCCTCAGTCCCGGGTAACACTCGGCGTATCCCTCGGGTTCGGCCGCTAAGCGAGAGAGCAGCGCGGCTGAACGTTTGTCTCTCTCTTCCGCGGAGGGGCCCGTGCGCCGGGGGAGGGGGCCGGGAACTATAATTTGAagattgaattatttatttggtaacgtatatgtactcgtataacGTATAAAGCAGTTGCTAAATATCCTATGGTGAAGtttctttttactacgcttttattagcttgggttgtatgtatgtatgtatgtatgtatgtaacggaatctttgagcttaattttcactgatttttaaacgtctgatcaacttggaactttgcacacgtatcaaggaccgatgacaatgcaatattttgataagagtttctcattatccttattaaaactgccaggattaataaattcatttttagatccttcgtatgagagtaagagagacagagatagcaccagtgccagtaatctccatacaagaaaccaagaagttctgacgtataatgagtcaaaaagatatgtaatatatttccatataatgttactattaacctgaggcttctttatttcatcgcattgctccatttagaattaccattagaaaccatagtagaattagtagaatattttaaaacaataaaaaatatataagtaataaaacaaaagtaataaatgaaaattgaacaactaaatttacaataatacaagaataaagttactacctacagaactttgcgatatttaatacgtatttaacatattaatgcaattcttgaattaacattaggtaccttttgcctatttataatagcaacactgtaatactcgtttggaaaatgagtgacagttttttatgtcaaataagttttgcagtaagttttgattgaattcgattcgaacacctgtaaactttctttctgttgttttttaccggtgcctgtgtatttacctatttgcactttgttttgtgctgataacttgtcgttatttggagtttggaatcttccgttgagtcgagctttgttcttccggatattcgtgtgattttatcatctgagattggactctgactgtgtttactgtgttgtgcagatattttgagataggactcctgtaaaaagtaccttattatttgagataggagtcccaagtttgtgtttgtttttgtgaaagacagattttacaacaaaagtgccacgatgtcttcagataaactttgttgcgttcctggttgtaaaggcagtggaggtatgtttgaaatatttttgttcctgtatcaatctgcctcttaatcttgtggtttgattcctggcaaggccacaatcgaaaattattacgtttgctggatagtcaaaaatattattaacagtgatttatcactataaaattcttttcaactgggtttaacaatcatcatacatacatataatcacgtctatatcccttgcggggtagacagagccaacagtcttgtaaagactgataggccacgttcagctatttggctttaagatagaattgagattcaaatagtgacaggttgcaagcccatcgccttaaaaagaatcatgatgatgagaatattatgagatttaatccaatcaggccacatataactttaagaaagttagttgtgaaaacctccggcgatgggcgcatggttgcgaaagtcttttctagtaagatagttataccagaagtgttaacttccaaaaaataattgtataaaaaaactaaaaaactacccgttttattgcaaatcgaactaaaaaatagaaaataaataatagtttaaaaaaaaactaaaaaactacgcttttattgctagtcaaactaaaaaatagaaaataaaaattaatgacaaaggaattcagtagtagcaagtcgaacaatcagttatagtcagttgtagtagtaattacctcggattaaaattataacaaaattaaatttataaacaaaacaatttaaatcagagtaaaaagcgtggggtgcattttacttcattttcataactctcttgtcataaatatatgctaatagaatgattttaatatttactacatcaggcaccccacgctttttactctgatttaaattgttttgtttataaatttaattttgttataattttaatccgaggtaattactactacaactgactataactgattgttcgacttgctactactgaattcctttgtcattaatttttattttctattttttagtttgattagcaataaaagcgtagttttttagttttttttaaactattatttattaatcctaaGTACTGAACACCCAATGTCAGAGTGGATTCCAAAATAtagcttatatttttatcaaatgtaACTTACTTTCAAGGATTGtactaaaaaaatctaataaactaAATAGACGTAGATAAGATGAACAAAAGTTGTGAGggttcaaataaaaagaaggaAACCTTTCGAGAAAAAGACAGGCAGTGAATGTGCGCTTCGCTTGCTTCGTGAGGCGAGGGGGGCACTTCCCTGACCCAGATACAAATGCCTTACCATCATCGTGTTCATCCCGAGCGGCGTTGTCGAAGTACCCGTCTCTGGGGCGCTCCTCGCGTCTCTCGTTGCGGCGCTCCGCCACGTACTCCCCGATCTCGCCGTAGATTGAATCGTCCGCGCGACCCTTCTCATTCGCCTTGTCCTGTGTATGAcacgaataaattaatacatagaCATTGTTGTAggtccgtgtggttcccggcacttagaACCATTCCAGTTCTTTCGCATGGATTTCACAAAAGGCGACTTAAATGAAAGTACATTCATATACTTATTGCAAGCTGTTGATCTGGTAGTGAAAGACATATTTAGTGTGTGCCCCATACTTATCTTCTCATGCAGATTGAACGTCAGACAAGGGTAGggctaatgaacttgggattttttttggggatgggctagcaatctgtcactatttaaatctgaattgtatcatttagccatacgtGGATTTCCAATATACGTGTCCGCGTGCTCGTACGCATCGCCTTTGGTGCGCGATAGAGTGACGGGAATGTCGCTGCCTAGAGCTGAAGGGTCAGTACaagttttactcgatcaaacgcgtcggGCAAGTgaacgcgaatttgtatggaattgcattagtgccatcgcgttaccactaggTGGCGCTGATCGAATCAcataaaactcgcactaatcCCTGTATTGAGACAGCAAGTGAAAGGAGAGGAACATCAATACTACTCACCTTGGTCTTCTTCAGCTTCCTGTGTCGGCCGTGCCTCAGGTAGGAGAAGATCTGCGCCAACTTGTCCAGCACCACGTCgttggcggcggcggcggcgcccgGGTCCGCGTGCTCGGGCACGTCGGCCTTGCTGCGCGTCAGCGTGGTGGGGATGTCGCTGTCCAGAGCCGTCTCTTCTTCCAACTCCACCACGTACGCCATGCGGCCGGGGCCGAATAGTTCGTTGCGCGGGATCTTCTTGCTCctaccaaaaatatatgattattGACAAATTTGTACAACACAAAGACTATAATTGACGACGATACGTTTGGAAAGTATGGTGgcgatattattattattattcggTGGCTActgtttcttcttttaatttgtAGTGGAATTGAATTAGCTGAATAAAGAAGTTGctgtaggtacataaagaACTTCTTTTTTACtcttatgttttttcttattactacgcttttattttttattcaacaaaTGGTAATggtaaattaaatacttacttctGTTCCAATATCATATTGAATATGTTTTTCCCCATTGCTGTCGTGAATTGCATTTCTTCTtcctaaaagaataaaaacgtcttttaatttaactagAACATTATCGAAccgaaataaatgaatatcaaAACCATGATTCGATGATTATTCCAAAGACGAAAATTTTCCATTAGTTGTGGTGTAATGAAGagtttttttgtatttcataaagaaaatcaGACTGAGATCTTACCACTACTTCCTTCTTTTCTTTGACCGGCTCCACGGGGGCGGAAACCAGCCGCTCCATCTCCGCTTCTTGCTCTTGTTCCCTGGTTTGAATTTCTGAGCGcacctacaaatattttacatgctgtcattaaATAAGCCATAAAAACTTATGTTCTGTCTATAGACTTACAATCATgctaaaaacaattttattgaaataaataataaaatataaataaataaaattaataagtaaattcTAACAAAAAACAGTTCTACTGTACAAATTCTTTGTAAATAGTTGTTTGTTGAGTGTTTAGAAATTGGTAACCTTTTTTGCATTAGTGTTTTGTATTAGTGAGAACCTGAATTGATCATTTGTTTCATATATGTGGcacaaatttttgtaaatgttcGTTAGatgtctaaataaataaataaaaacaaacattacaacaagacaaaagaatacaaaattaGCTTCTGTTTGtctaaaatatacctataaattcTCCATTCATTTTTTTGGCTTACAAGTAGGTAGACATCAgtcatttacaattttactatatgtatggattatacttaaaatacaGACTACCTAATATCTTACCTTCTGTAATAAAGCATAATCTAGTCCTTTCACCAAGTGAGTGTGCTCCATGTCACCACCAAGGTATTTTGATTCCTGAAACAAATATCACATAGCTTTGAATTATAATCTCTAGACCCTTTATCACATACACGCGCAATTTCAAGATTAGTTCAGTAGGAAGGTAACaagtgaaaaagtaacaaagaaaCTAATTAGTTGAGATTGGGATGTTACAAACCTGAATCAGCTGTCTTCTCCTTTCCTTTGCGTCCATACCCGATTTTAAATCTGGAGCTACagccctaaaaaaataaaataaaattcattacatTTGTGGGCAAGTGCCAGACAGTTTGCAAGCAAGAAACTAGttattattttgcttttgGTGGCTTCAATAGTAGGAAAGCTAATCCTAGTACCCAAAGTGTAGTGGCAGAGGGTGCAATTGGGTCACTCCATGATGAGAAAGAAAGATAGCACTACTTCAATAACCAAATAATATGCTATTGATAGAATTTCAATGGTACTtataatgcatacatacatacataaaatcacgcctctttcccggaggggtaggcagagactacctctttccacttgccacgatctctgcatacttctttcgcttcgtccacattcataactctcttcatacaagctcggcggtttcgggtacttttgacctgaccctttaccaggacgtccttaatttgatcaagatacgttcgtctaggtcttcccactccgacctttccctccacactctccttgtatatctgcttagtcaacctgctttcattcatcctctccacatgaccgaaccatcttaacatacccttttctattcctgtaactacatcttctttcacatcacaacattcccttatcacgctgttccttatcctgtcactcaatttcacacccatcatactccttaacgctctcatttccactgcatttattctgctttcatgcttcttttgccatacccaactttcactcccatacattaatgtcgggaccaacacgcccctgtgcacagccagtcgagcctttttggatagtttctgactgctcataaaggcatgcaaagctccattcaccatgttccccgcgttcactctcctttcaatatcactatcatacttgccatctgatgtaaactttgatcctagatatacaaactctttcacttgctccactttttctcctccaatcaaaatattacatgctgtcatttctttctccatttcaaaaaccagtgttttagttttacttacgttcactttcattcctttctcttttaaagcttcatgcatacagtttaccatctcctgtaactcctccgctgatgacgccagtataacctgatcgtcggcatagagcagacatttgacgagtaactcattcatccttaatccacttttagactctttcaaatctgtcaaacagctatccataaataggttgaacagccacggtgacgcaacacatccttgcctaacgcctttctcattACTTACAAGTACTTATAATGATGCTTatgtaataagtttaaatagtTTAAACAAGACTGCCCACCCAATATCATCCCACCTCCTCCTGTAGATTTCATAGTAGATAGTGCAAAAAACAGGCAgcagacaaaataaaaattatcaaaaatgaaatctttaaaaagCATGATAAGTATAATCTGTATAGGTGATAGTAATGGTGGTTTTTAATGTCATTTCTGtcaaagtgctgggaaccactgggaaccacacaagCATTTAATGTTAGGAATGTCAAATAGCCATAGCCATGCcattaatatacattataattacatacctataagCACTACTAGTGTTGCTGGTGGGATCCACAGGCCCAATGTCATTATTTCCATCTCGCCTCTCTCTTGCTCTGTCTCGGTATTTCTCAGCAAGCTCTGCAAGCTTATTATCTTCCTGCTTTTTCAATGCTGCATAGTAGGATTTCTTTTTACGACGCAATTCACTTTTGTTTTCTGTTGGTGGAGGCATAGACCtgaaattaaatgataaattagtTAAGCGTGGGCTTAacctaaaaaaatcttaatgacTGACAAGATAAAGCCAAGGATCAAGATGCAGTAATTCTAGTTCTAATCATGTTGAAATCTGGAAAGTTTCCCAGAGAAGTTCCTAGGAAAACCTTGGAGCTCAGATAAGCTAGTCCTGCTAAAATAGACCACAATCAGCATTATTTTGCTTCTTGTGTATACTCAGATGGCATGATTGAAGCTGATCTAGCACTCTATACACAGGCCATAATTGAACGAACCATCACGTAATTGCAAaacatatctttaaaaaaaacaaaacacgtcTTGACAAATGAAGAGGTACTTAAGCCAGATAAACAGTTTATCTAGCTTAGGTACGTCAAGCTCAAGATCGAGTGTTCAGCAAGCAATTGCTATATTAACATACCCTGCATTGGCCATAGCCTCCCTTACAGAGCCGGCAGGATGCGCGCCACCCGAGGGCGTTGCTCGAGGGGTCATTAGCAGCTTCCTAAAGTCGTCATTTGTAAGTCTTTGAGACGCAGGAGTGTCTTCCACATTCCTGTGTTCATCCATGATTGACTTCCAATGATTTCACTCTTTTACACTCAATTAAAATAGTTTCTTGgaattattcttaaaatcttaatttaatgATCTTGTTCTGTAAGTGAATGCCAAATATTTAGTGACTTTCCTGTTGTTTGTTACTATTATGAAATAACACAACAGTAAATCGAAGCAGAGCAGCAGGCAGTCAGGCAGCCCAGCACCACCATTTTTTTGACATTCGATGtcacttaatttattattttgacttTGATTGACATATTCTTATTATGGACGCCGTATTGACATTTCTCCTATTTCTCTGACAATTAACATTACTCaagtaaacaaattaaaaaaaaattacttaaagtacataaataattattctatatttaagTCTGTGACTGAAGGTAAAATTACTCctgagaaattaattaatgttggATTAAGGCAATCATGGTTACCAATCGGTGGACAGACTTACGTCCGTAAACCTTAACGTACCCACAGAAAAAACGAAGAGTACCGTAACCGAAAAGTAATCGTCTTTTCCATATCTAACACTAAGGTACGATACCGATACTCCAAATACGTGGTACCTTATACCTATGTGTACATTcctacatacatgtaatcacgttcatatcctttgcgggtagacagagctaacagtcttaaaaaactgaaactTGAACTTGTTTAGGAATTGCGGTTGCTAACACATCGCATAAAATAATCCGAATGTCGTATTGGTCGTCTTTTACTACAACTTTGggtaagatatggagtggtaaTATCATAAAAGcaacacggcactataaatgAAAGGTTTAGCAATTTCATTAGGtttgcattagtgccatcgcgtttCCACTTGGTGGCTGTgatcaaatcacatacaaattcgcgtctacttgctcgacgcgtttgatcgagtaaaactcgcactaacccctctAATAATAGTCAGCACGCTAATCAATTTCGATGAACTTAGTATCAAGGGTAAAAAAGCCTTAAGATGTTGGGAGGAAATGCGGGAATATCTAGTaaatctgaaataaaacacTGTAGACTTTTGTAACACGTTTGTAATGCaaagtacaataaaatatccccacttaaaaaattataattgtctTATTTAATAGGTACTAAAAGTGCCCACAAAATAGTTTTGATTCATATATTATACTCACTATTCTggtatcatatttttattataataaacaacattATCTTATAACTTATTAGTGATTCAGTTACATAATATCAATTAGGTATGTAACTGAaggagaataaaataatttatccaaAAATAGCATGGAATGTGGTCCCCTTATAACCAACATTTCCAGTTGGCTCGTCTTGAAATGTTATGTACATTCTGAAAAACAAAGTGTTATTAGAAGTCTGTTAGTAGTAGATCATGGCCAGTGGAAAGAAAGAGACTATGTCATTCCAAATAggtgtaatattagtatatatgcTACATTTCAAACAATGCCAGACATTAATATCCCCAAACAATGCCAGACATAAATATCCCGATAAGAATCAATGCCTACCAGCAAGGTACATATTCAAACAGTTGCATCATTCATGAGAACAAAGTTGATTGTTAATCATGAGGTCACATTACCAACCTCTACTTCTCAAGTTATGTACGTACATTGAATGTGGtcgaagcaaaagaagtatccctGGATTGTGGCattagaaagatgtagtctctcaAGAAGGAGGTGTGGTTTTATATGTTCCAGTAGTAGTCTTCTTGCCTCTTGAACCATATGTCTGGGATGATTCCCCAGTCAGGTCAtgatggaaaatattttttttcttattgtcCTCGAGTATTTTATGTTCATCATgatgataattaaatttagtattgtgagttagtatctcaatATAAGTTTCGAAGTTACCTAACTAGACCAATCTGTTTTATTTGCAGGGAcaatttttatgcaataagTTTAAACAGCAAGaacatttacatttaagtacttattatattaaattaggtGTCTAATTTTTGGATTCCTAATTTCTAAGGTCAGCTTGATTTTCAATAGTCTACTATTAGTAATTTAGCAGTTTACCTGTTTGAACAGAACAATgttctatttatataagtttagAATTTCTTTACCTGTCAGAAGAAATCCCTAATTCATTAGCAActaattcaaacaaaatctttGCATGTTTCTTATTCTGTTCAACACCAAGACCGCCAATGGA
Proteins encoded in this window:
- the LOC106129892 gene encoding protein Red, with the translated sequence MDEHRNVEDTPASQRLTNDDFRKLLMTPRATPSGGAHPAGSVREAMANAGSMPPPTENKSELRRKKKSYYAALKKQEDNKLAELAEKYRDRARERRDGNNDIGPVDPTSNTSSAYRAVAPDLKSGMDAKERRRQLIQESKYLGGDMEHTHLVKGLDYALLQKVRSEIQTREQEQEAEMERLVSAPVEPVKEKKEVVEEEMQFTTAMGKNIFNMILEQKSKKIPRNELFGPGRMAYVVELEEETALDSDIPTTLTRSKADVPEHADPGAAAAANDVVLDKLAQIFSYLRHGRHRKLKKTKDKANEKGRADDSIYGEIGEYVAERRNERREERPRDGYFDNAARDEHDDVPGPLPRRTGPSAEERDKRSAALLSRLAAEPEGYAECYPGLREMDDAIDDSDDEVDYTKMDAGNKKGPIGRWDFDTQEEYSAYMSSKEALPKAAFQYGVKTQDGRKTRKTKDKSEKAELDREWQQIQNIIQKRKAPQNSDEPSYKTPKY